Proteins encoded in a region of the Streptomyces sp. NBC_01471 genome:
- a CDS encoding TetR/AcrR family transcriptional regulator, whose protein sequence is MPPTEQQNRPAGHRRGRPRSEAVERSIVEAVVKLLEEGVPLTAVSIERVARTAGVGKATIYRRWKGKEELFIDVLKDIEPIDPELPGTSVRDDLIAMLESLRRRGLAKRSSALLYNVFAQMQSYPELWRAYHDTVVEARRLMGVDIVRRGIAAGEIRSDLAPDLVNDLFVGPMLLRTVLRPDARLDDDLAARVVDALLAGLAPRRDQGQDA, encoded by the coding sequence GTGCCCCCGACGGAACAGCAGAACAGGCCGGCTGGGCACCGGCGCGGCCGGCCGCGCTCGGAGGCGGTCGAACGGTCGATCGTCGAGGCCGTGGTGAAGCTGCTGGAGGAGGGCGTCCCGCTCACCGCGGTGTCCATCGAGCGCGTCGCCCGCACGGCGGGTGTCGGCAAGGCCACCATCTACCGCCGCTGGAAGGGCAAGGAGGAGCTCTTCATCGACGTGCTCAAGGACATCGAGCCCATCGACCCGGAGCTGCCGGGCACCTCGGTGCGCGACGATCTGATCGCCATGCTCGAATCGCTGCGCCGGCGGGGCCTCGCCAAGCGCTCGTCGGCGCTGCTGTACAACGTCTTCGCGCAGATGCAGAGCTATCCGGAGCTCTGGCGGGCCTACCACGACACCGTCGTCGAGGCCCGGCGCCTGATGGGGGTGGACATCGTGCGCCGGGGGATCGCCGCGGGCGAGATCCGCTCCGACCTGGCCCCCGACCTGGTCAACGACCTCTTCGTGGGGCCGATGCTGCTGCGCACCGTGCTCCGCCCCGACGCGCGGCTCGACGACGACCTGGCCGCGCGGGTCGTGGACGCCCTCCTGGCGGGGCTCGCACCGCGCCGGGACCAGGGGCAGGACGCCTGA
- a CDS encoding ATP-binding cassette domain-containing protein, giving the protein MTRIDKNPGNGGPAVQVRGLVKHYGDTKALDGVDLDVREGTVLGVLGPNGAGKTTLVRVLATLLQPDSGTATVAGLNVLTQPRQLRRVIGLTGQYASVDEKLSGWENLYMIGRLLDLPRKDARRRADELLERFSLTEAAKKAAMNYSGGMRRRLDLAASMIGSPSVLFLDEPTTGLDPRTRNEVWDEVQRMVAEGATVLITTQYMEEAEQLANELTVIDKGRVIANGKVNELKAKVGGRTLQIEPSDRAQLPAMARALAEAGLDGVAGSQAVPDEGLLNVPILSDGQLTAVVGLLASRGFGITNIGTHLPSLDEVFLAITGQKPTAQDGSGEKTAQVQEAAV; this is encoded by the coding sequence ATGACGCGAATCGACAAGAACCCCGGGAACGGCGGACCCGCCGTACAGGTGCGGGGGCTGGTGAAGCACTACGGGGACACCAAGGCCCTGGACGGCGTGGACCTGGACGTCCGGGAGGGCACGGTCCTCGGTGTACTCGGGCCCAACGGCGCCGGGAAGACCACCCTCGTGCGAGTCCTCGCCACCCTGCTGCAGCCCGACTCCGGCACCGCCACCGTGGCCGGCCTCAACGTCCTGACCCAGCCCCGGCAGCTGCGCCGGGTCATCGGTCTCACCGGGCAGTACGCATCGGTCGACGAGAAGCTCTCCGGCTGGGAGAACCTCTACATGATCGGCAGGCTGCTCGACCTCCCCCGCAAGGACGCGAGGCGCCGCGCCGACGAGCTCCTGGAGCGGTTCTCGCTGACGGAGGCGGCCAAGAAGGCCGCGATGAACTACTCGGGCGGGATGCGCCGCAGGCTCGACCTGGCCGCTTCGATGATCGGCAGCCCGTCGGTGCTCTTCCTCGACGAGCCGACGACCGGTCTCGACCCCCGTACCCGCAACGAGGTCTGGGACGAGGTGCAGAGGATGGTCGCGGAGGGGGCGACCGTGCTGATCACCACCCAGTACATGGAGGAGGCCGAGCAGCTCGCCAACGAGCTGACCGTCATCGACAAGGGCAGGGTCATCGCCAACGGCAAGGTGAACGAGCTGAAGGCGAAGGTCGGCGGCCGGACCCTCCAGATCGAGCCGAGCGACCGCGCCCAGCTGCCCGCCATGGCGCGTGCCCTGGCCGAGGCCGGGCTCGACGGTGTGGCGGGGTCCCAGGCGGTGCCCGACGAGGGCCTGCTCAACGTACCGATCCTGAGCGACGGGCAACTGACCGCGGTGGTCGGCCTGCTGGCCTCGCGCGGCTTCGGCATCACCAACATCGGCACCCATCTGCCCAGCCTGGACGAGGTGTTCCTGGCCATCACCGGCCAGAAGCCCACGGCGCAGGACGGCTCCGGCGAGAAGACAGCACAGGTTCAGGAGGCCGCGGTATGA
- a CDS encoding MFS transporter, translated as MTNSTGPVAAPRIPEAVHRRRWAILAALMLSLLIVVLDNSILNVAVKTIAAPAPSGLGATQSQLEWAINAYTLVFAGLLFTAGLLGDRLGRKKILLFGLAVFGIGSVLAAISTSPAELVAFRAVMGLGGAFVMPATLAVLMNVFEREEQPKAIGIWAGGVGLAIAIGPITGGVLLEHFWWGSVFLVNVPVVVVALIAMVLLVPDSKDPAPGHLDPVGVSLSVIGLVLLVYGIIRGGELADFTAPSALLTTLGGLAVLVGFVVYEKRSSHPAIDVTYFKNPAFSAAVAAIALVFFALMGVTFFSAFYMQSVRGYSALESGVLLLPLAAAQMIFSPRARLVVERFGARAVCTAGMVLVAAGLGCFAFFGAGTPVWVMEVVYFVMGTGMAHIMPPVTVSIMQSLPREKAGSGSAINNTFRQVGGALGVAVLGSVLSASYRDGIEDHLGAVPPGARKAAGESIEATLGIAEKLGPAGRALAGQADTAFLHAMHVTALGSAGVALLGAVVVAVFLPGRPGGRRDGAAAEAAAEAVPASATISTD; from the coding sequence ATGACCAACTCCACGGGGCCAGTCGCAGCGCCCCGCATACCCGAAGCCGTGCACCGGCGCCGCTGGGCGATCCTGGCCGCGCTGATGCTGAGCCTGCTGATCGTGGTGCTCGACAACTCCATCCTCAACGTGGCGGTCAAGACGATCGCCGCCCCCGCGCCGAGCGGGCTCGGCGCCACCCAGAGCCAGCTCGAATGGGCGATCAACGCCTACACGCTGGTCTTCGCCGGACTGCTCTTCACCGCGGGCCTCCTCGGCGACCGCCTCGGCCGCAAGAAGATCCTGCTCTTCGGACTGGCGGTCTTCGGCATCGGCTCGGTGCTCGCCGCCATCTCCACCTCGCCGGCCGAACTCGTCGCGTTCCGGGCCGTGATGGGTCTCGGTGGGGCCTTCGTGATGCCCGCCACGCTCGCCGTCCTGATGAACGTCTTCGAGCGCGAGGAGCAGCCCAAGGCCATCGGTATCTGGGCCGGCGGCGTCGGCCTGGCCATCGCCATCGGCCCGATCACCGGCGGTGTGCTCCTCGAACACTTCTGGTGGGGCTCGGTGTTCCTGGTCAACGTCCCGGTGGTGGTCGTCGCGCTGATCGCGATGGTGCTGCTGGTCCCCGACTCCAAGGACCCCGCCCCCGGCCACCTCGACCCGGTGGGCGTGAGCCTGTCCGTCATCGGCCTGGTGCTGCTGGTGTACGGGATCATCCGCGGCGGCGAACTGGCCGACTTCACCGCGCCGTCCGCGCTGCTGACCACGCTCGGCGGCCTCGCCGTGCTGGTCGGCTTCGTGGTGTACGAGAAGCGCAGCAGCCACCCGGCGATCGACGTCACCTACTTCAAGAACCCGGCGTTCTCCGCGGCCGTCGCCGCCATCGCGCTGGTCTTCTTCGCGCTGATGGGCGTCACCTTCTTCTCCGCGTTCTACATGCAGAGCGTCCGCGGCTACAGCGCCCTGGAGTCCGGCGTCCTGCTGCTTCCGCTGGCCGCGGCCCAGATGATCTTCTCGCCGCGGGCCAGGCTCGTCGTCGAGCGGTTCGGCGCCCGCGCCGTCTGCACGGCCGGCATGGTGCTGGTCGCCGCCGGGCTCGGGTGCTTCGCGTTCTTCGGCGCCGGTACTCCCGTCTGGGTGATGGAGGTCGTCTACTTCGTCATGGGCACGGGAATGGCCCACATCATGCCGCCGGTCACCGTCTCGATCATGCAGTCCCTGCCCCGCGAGAAGGCCGGGTCCGGTTCCGCGATCAACAACACCTTCCGCCAGGTGGGCGGGGCGCTCGGTGTCGCCGTCCTGGGGTCCGTGCTGTCCGCCTCGTACCGGGACGGCATCGAGGATCATCTCGGCGCGGTGCCGCCCGGCGCGCGCAAGGCGGCGGGGGAGTCGATCGAGGCGACCCTGGGCATCGCGGAGAAGCTCGGCCCCGCGGGCCGGGCGCTCGCCGGCCAGGCGGACACCGCGTTCCTGCACGCCATGCACGTGACGGCCCTCGGCTCGGCCGGGGTCGCGCTGCTCGGCGCCGTCGTGGTGGCGGTCTTCCTGCCGGGCCGGCCGGGAGGCCGTCGCGACGGCGCCGCCGCGGAAGCGGCGGCGGAGGCCGTACCCGCGTCGGCGACAATCAGTACGGACTGA
- a CDS encoding ABC transporter permease encodes MSTATIEKTAPVVAAPAAAEGRIGLRGNLRHIGALARRNALQIKADPESMFDVLLMPIIFTLLFVFVFGGAIAGKGNQTQYVDYVVPGLMAMMGMNIAMAVGSGVNDDFKKGVMDRFRSMPIARSSVLIAKIVVEIGRMLVAITILLTVGFILGLTIHTSVLSLFAAIGLSLAFGASLMWIFILLGLTMKTVQAVQGMAMLVLMPLQFGSSIFAPPATMPGWLQAFTDYNPLSNLADAARNLMNGGPVAHSVLMTLGWSVAITAVTAPLAIRKFRKKT; translated from the coding sequence ATGAGCACGGCGACGATCGAGAAAACGGCACCCGTCGTGGCGGCCCCGGCCGCCGCCGAGGGGCGGATCGGGCTGCGGGGCAATCTCCGGCACATCGGAGCACTGGCCCGGCGCAACGCGCTGCAGATCAAGGCGGACCCGGAGTCGATGTTCGACGTCCTGCTGATGCCGATCATCTTCACCCTGCTGTTCGTGTTCGTCTTCGGCGGCGCCATCGCGGGCAAGGGCAACCAGACGCAGTACGTCGACTACGTGGTCCCCGGGCTGATGGCGATGATGGGCATGAACATCGCCATGGCCGTCGGCTCCGGGGTCAACGACGACTTCAAGAAGGGGGTGATGGACCGGTTCCGCAGTATGCCGATCGCCCGGTCGTCCGTCCTCATCGCGAAGATCGTCGTGGAGATCGGCCGGATGCTGGTCGCCATCACGATCCTGCTGACCGTGGGCTTCATCCTGGGCCTGACCATCCACACCTCGGTGCTCTCGCTCTTCGCCGCGATCGGCCTCTCGCTGGCGTTCGGCGCCTCACTGATGTGGATCTTCATCCTGCTCGGACTCACCATGAAGACGGTCCAGGCCGTCCAGGGGATGGCCATGCTGGTCCTGATGCCGCTCCAGTTCGGATCGTCGATCTTCGCCCCGCCCGCCACGATGCCCGGCTGGCTCCAGGCGTTCACCGACTACAACCCGCTCTCCAACCTCGCGGACGCGGCGCGGAACCTGATGAACGGCGGCCCGGTCGCCCACTCCGTGCTGATGACGCTCGGCTGGTCGGTGGCGATCACCGCGGTCACCGCGCCGCTGGCGATCCGGAAGTTCCGCAAGAAGACCTGA
- a CDS encoding endonuclease/exonuclease/phosphatase family protein, with product MAQAHFTDTEHGSSEYGHSESGARRLFGGRWRGDRGIWRRGIVLACFAVLLTLTMLFHAHIPNDIGNLGSLTETFLPWFGLVGVPVLLVLALLRRSATALIVLLLPVIVWLNIFGGLISDKSASGGDLVVATHNVNADNPDPVGTAKKVAASGADVVALEELAAGKVSAYSDALAATYPYHAVEGTVGLWSKYPMSATEPVNIRLGWVRAMRSTVATPKGKVAVYVAHLPSVRVKLDAGFTASQRDNSADALGAAIRKEPLRDVVLLGDLNGTMNDRSLGAVTSQMRSTQGAAGNGFGFSWPARFPMARIDQIMVRGADPVSSWTLPRTGSDHLPIAARIKL from the coding sequence ATGGCGCAGGCGCACTTCACGGACACGGAACACGGCAGCTCGGAGTACGGGCATTCCGAATCCGGTGCCCGGCGTCTGTTCGGCGGGCGCTGGCGGGGTGACCGCGGCATCTGGCGCCGCGGCATCGTCCTCGCGTGCTTCGCCGTCCTGCTCACGCTGACGATGCTCTTCCACGCCCACATCCCCAACGACATAGGGAACCTCGGCAGCCTCACCGAGACCTTCCTGCCGTGGTTCGGCTTGGTCGGTGTCCCGGTGCTGCTCGTGCTCGCCCTGCTGCGCCGCTCGGCCACCGCGCTGATCGTCCTGCTGCTGCCCGTCATCGTCTGGCTGAACATCTTCGGCGGACTGATCTCCGACAAGTCGGCCTCCGGCGGCGACCTGGTGGTGGCCACCCACAACGTGAACGCGGACAACCCCGACCCGGTGGGCACCGCGAAGAAGGTCGCCGCCTCGGGCGCCGACGTGGTCGCCCTGGAGGAGCTGGCCGCGGGCAAGGTCTCCGCGTACTCCGACGCCCTCGCCGCCACCTACCCGTACCACGCGGTGGAGGGCACGGTCGGGCTCTGGAGCAAGTACCCGATGAGCGCCACCGAGCCCGTCAACATAAGGCTCGGCTGGGTCCGCGCCATGCGGTCCACGGTCGCCACCCCCAAGGGCAAGGTGGCCGTCTACGTCGCGCACCTCCCCTCGGTACGGGTGAAGCTCGACGCCGGATTCACCGCGTCGCAGCGCGACAACAGCGCGGACGCGCTGGGCGCGGCCATCAGGAAGGAGCCGCTGCGCGACGTGGTCCTCCTCGGCGACCTCAACGGGACGATGAACGACCGTTCGCTGGGCGCCGTCACGTCGCAGATGCGCTCCACCCAGGGCGCCGCGGGCAACGGCTTCGGCTTCAGCTGGCCCGCGCGCTTCCCGATGGCGCGCATCGACCAGATCATGGTCAGGGGCGCCGACCCGGTCTCCTCCTGGACGCTGCCCAGGACCGGCAGCGACCACCTGCCGATCGCGGCCCGCATCAAACTCTAG
- the panB gene encoding 3-methyl-2-oxobutanoate hydroxymethyltransferase yields the protein MTRALNPLSSTPSAGDPAAGQSASPGKPADSSKALYGGRSSRRITVHDIGGAKERGEKWPMLTAYDAMTASVFDEAGIPVMLVGDSMGNCHLGYDTTVPVTLDEMTMLSAAVVRGTSRALIVGDLPFGTYQEGPVQALRSAMRLVKDAGVGAVKLEGGERSHQQIDLLVRSGIPVMGHIGLTPQSVNSMGYRVQGRGEEAAQQLLRDAKAVQDAGAFAVVLELVPAELAAEVTRILHIPTVGIGAGPECDAQVLVYTDMVGLTGGKVPRFTKQYADLRRTLGDAAKEFADEVVGGTFPLEQHTFH from the coding sequence ATGACGCGCGCGTTGAACCCTCTGAGCTCCACCCCCTCGGCCGGTGACCCCGCAGCCGGGCAGTCCGCCTCCCCCGGCAAGCCCGCCGACAGCAGCAAGGCGCTGTACGGCGGCCGGAGCAGCAGGCGCATCACCGTCCATGACATCGGCGGCGCCAAGGAGCGCGGCGAGAAGTGGCCCATGCTCACCGCGTACGACGCGATGACCGCGTCCGTCTTCGACGAGGCGGGCATCCCGGTGATGCTCGTCGGGGACTCGATGGGCAACTGCCACCTCGGCTACGACACCACGGTCCCGGTCACCCTCGACGAGATGACGATGCTCTCCGCCGCCGTAGTACGGGGCACCTCACGTGCGCTGATCGTCGGCGACCTGCCCTTCGGCACCTACCAGGAAGGCCCGGTCCAGGCGCTGCGCAGCGCGATGCGGCTGGTCAAGGACGCGGGCGTGGGCGCGGTGAAGCTGGAGGGCGGCGAGCGCTCGCACCAGCAGATCGATCTGCTGGTGCGGTCCGGCATCCCCGTCATGGGCCACATCGGGCTGACACCGCAGTCCGTCAACTCCATGGGCTACCGGGTGCAGGGGCGCGGCGAGGAGGCCGCGCAGCAGCTGCTGCGCGACGCCAAGGCCGTACAGGACGCGGGTGCGTTCGCGGTCGTCCTCGAACTCGTACCCGCCGAGCTGGCCGCCGAGGTCACCCGCATCCTGCACATTCCGACGGTGGGCATCGGCGCCGGGCCCGAGTGCGACGCGCAGGTACTCGTCTACACCGACATGGTCGGTCTGACCGGCGGCAAGGTGCCGCGCTTCACCAAGCAGTACGCGGACCTGCGCCGGACGCTCGGCGACGCGGCGAAGGAGTTCGCGGACGAGGTCGTGGGCGGGACCTTCCCGCTGGAGCAGCACACCTTCCACTAG